ACTCCGGCAGCTGGGCGCCGAACCCCGGCTCGGAGCCACCGCCGACGTCATCCAGACGGCCGGCGACGGCGTCGACGTCACCTTCAATGATGGGCGCGAGGCGCGCTACGACCTCGTGCTTGGCGTCGACGGCTTGCGCTCGCAGACCCGGCGTATGCTGTTCGGCGATGCTTTCGAGCCCGTCTATACCGGCCATGCGGTATGGCGCGTGCCGATGGAGCGGCCTTCCGGCATCGACTGCAACATGATCTTCTTCGGCACGGGCAAGAAGGCCGGGCTGATCCCGTTGAGCGGAAGCACCATGTATTTCTGGGTCGTCGTGAATGCGCCGGCTAACGAGCGCCTGCCGAGGGATCAGTTCCTGCCGCTGGCCCGGCGCGCCTTCAGTGGCTTTGGCGGCATTGTGGAGGATGTGGCGAGCACGCTGACCAGCCCCGATCGAATCGTATATTCGCCGATCGAGGAAGTTCGAATGCCGCTACCCTGGAGCATGGGCCGCACCGTCCTGATCGGCGATGCGGCGCACGCATCAGGCCCGCATCTCGGCCAGGGCGCGGCGATGGCCATGGAGGACGCCGTGCTGGCCGGTGAGATGTTCCATGACGCGGCTTCCCTACCGGAGGCGATCGCCGCCTTCCAGCAGCGGCGCTATCCCCGCGCCCGGTTCATTCAGGATCAGACGCGTCTGATGGGCGAGCGCGGACAGATGCAGGGCCGCGTCAGATGCTATGTGCGTAACCATTTCATCTTGCCCCGGGTGCTCCCGCGCGCGGCGGATGCCGTCGAGCGGATGATTGCTGAAAACCCCTGATCGGAAAGCCGGCGGACGTGCAGGGCGGCGGGCTCCATACCCCGACTTTCGGACCTCGCGACCCCGCCTGGTTTCAACGGAGAAGCGTACGATGATCCCGACAGTGGATGTGAACCTATATTCGCCCGACACGCTGGCCTATCCCTACGAAGCCTATCGGACGATCCGCGACGCGGGGCCGGTATGCCGGCTGGCGGGAAGCGATCTGCTGGCGATCGGCCGCCATGCCGACCTGCGCACCGCGTTGGCCGACTGGCAAAGCTTCAGTTCCGGCTCGGGCGTGGCGATGAACGCGCCGATGAACGCAGCGCTGCGTGGCACCATCCTGGGGGCCGATCCGCCCGAACATCAGCGTCTTCGCGACATCGTCGGACGGCCACTGACCCCAGCCCGGCTGGGTGCGTTGCGCCAGAGGATCTACCGCACCGCCGAGCAGCGCGTTGACGAGCTTGTGGCGCGAGGCACCTTCTGCGCAGCCACCGACCTCGCCCATTACCTGCCTATAACAGTCGTTTCGGAGCTGGTCGGGCTTCCGGAGGAAGGCCGTCAGCGCATGCTGGACTGGGCGGCCTCCGCCTTCGACGCCATGGCCCCGCTCGAAGCGGGCCGTTTCGAGGCAGCGATGCCCGTCATCGGAGACATGATCCGCTATGTGCGCGATCCCGCGCTGCCCGCCCGTCTGGTGGCGGACGGCTGGGCGGCCCAGCTCTATGCCGCGGTCGACGCCGGCGAGATCGACAAGCCCTTTTTCGAAAGCCTGATCCAGGCCTATCTCGCGCCATCGCTCGATACGACGATCTTCGCGACGTCCAACCTCATCTGGCTGTTTGCGCACCATCCCGACCAGTGGCAAAAGCTCCGCGAGCGCCCCGCCCTTATCCCGCGCGCGATCAACGAAGCGCTTCGGCTGGAAAGTCCCGCCTCGGGCTTTTCCCGTCTGGTCTCGCGCCCGGTCCGGGTCGATGGGATAGACGTTCCCGAAGGGAGCCGTGTGGTCATGCTATTCGCCTCGGGTAATCGTGACGAGCGGCGCTATCAGGATCCCGACCGGTTCGATATCGAGCGGGACAGTTCGGACCACCTGGCTTTCGGCCATGCGCTCCACCGGTGCGTCGGGATGAACCTGGCGCTACTCGAGATGACCGCGCTGCTGTCGGCCATGCTGCCCCGGGTTTCGGAGATCACACTGAACAGCGAGCGCCGCGCTGACAACGCCGTACTGCGCGGCTTCGCCGAGTTGAACATCACGGTCCGCTAAACCCCGTGGGGAGGGGCAAAGACTATAGCCAGTGGTGATCGCTTTAACAAAGCCGCCATCTTTTATCGATCCGCTACGGGCTTAGACCGACACGCGAGGCACCTCGCGCTCCTCCCAAAACGCCAAGAGGATATTATGACTGATTTCGATGTGTGCATCATCGGCTTCGGCCCCACCGGAGCGGTCGCGGCTGCCCGTCTCGCCGATGCCGGGCACAAGGTCGCGGTCGTCGATCGGCTGACCGATGTCTACGACAGGCCGCGTGCTATCGCGCTCGATCATGAGATCATGCGCCTGTTTCAGAATATGGGCGTAATCGAGGATATCCTGCCCCATGTGGCCGAATATCCTGCGTCTGAATATCGGGGCGTTGACGGCCGGATCATCAAGCGGCTGGATGCGGCCCCGCCGCCCTATCCCCAGGGTTGGGCACCCAACTATTCCTTCACCCAGCCGCCGGTCGAGAAGCGCCTGCGCGATCGAGCGGCCAGCGCTGGCGCTACGCTGTTGCTCGGCCATGAATTGATAGCGCTTACCGAGGGAAGCGATCATATTGAAGTGGAGCTGCGAGATAGCGACGGCGCGCCAGTCAAGCTGGATGCGCGCTATGTCATCGGTGCCGATGGAGCGAACAGCACCGTCCGGCGGTTGTCCGGCCTGACGCTGGAGGATCTCGATTTCGACGAACCCTGGCTGGTCGTTGACGTGAAGGTGAACGAGGACACCTTAGCTGGCCTTCCCTCCGTCAATGTCCAATATTGCGAACCGGCCCGACCAGCTACCTATGTGGTGGGGCCAGGCGCCCACCGGCGCTGGGAGATCATGCTCAACGAGGATGAGGACCCAACGGCGGTAATGGAGCCGGAGCGCGTATGGGAATTGCTGTCGCGTTGGGTGAACCCGGCCACCGCGACCTTATGGCGCAGCGCCACCTATCGATTCCATGCCGTGGTCGCGCCCGAATGGCGGAAGGGCCACATCATTCTGGCCGGCGATGCCGCACATCAGCAGCCCCCCTTCCTGGGTCAGGGCATGTGTCAGGGGCTTCGCGATGCCGACAACCTCGCCTGGAAACTCAATCTGGTGCTGCGCGGATTGGCGCCTGACACACTCCTCGACAGCTATGGCCAGGAGCGTCGTGATCATGTCACGCGCCTGATCTCTATCATCAAGACCTTGGGCCGTTTCGTCTGTGAGCGCGATATCGAACAAGCGTGCCGCCGTGATGAGATGCTTATCGCCGAAATGGGCGGCGGAGTGGTGACAACCTTCCGCCAGGACATCATGCCGAAACTGGAGACCGGCTTTATCGCTTCCGGAGCAAATTCAGGTCGTGGAACCTTGTTCCCTCAGCCGCGGATCGTCGATGGCAAGCTGCTCGATCAAACACTCACCCCCGGCTTCCGCCTGATAGTGTTAGGGGATGCCGCTCAGCTCCCATCCATTGCTCCTGCAGCGCTGCCCGGCATAACCATTGCTCGGATCAGCGGCGCGAAGAGCCAAGTGTTTGAAGAACCTGAAGCGCGTCTTTTCGTTGAGACAGATAATGTCGCTTCCTCTTGGTTCGAGCGCCACAACGCCGTGGCGGCGCTTCTTCGACCTGACAATTACGTGTACGGAACGGTGTCCGATATAACCTTGGTCCCCACGCTGCTAAAGGAATGCTCCGTCGCACTGTCCAGAGCCTGAAATGCGGCCGATACGGGTTGACGGCCTGAGCGGGCGAACCACCTAAAGCAGCATCCTTAAAAGCCAGATTTTTAAGCGCGTCGTTGCCCATCGATGGCAATTTGACCATCGGTAAGGCTAGTTAAGGTCGGGCGAGCAGTTAAAACCTCCGCTCACTCCGCACAGCTCTTGAAAGCGCCGTACGTTTGCGATCGGCCCGACGAAGACCACCTTCCCAAACGTCGCTACTGGGACCCGGCTTGACGAGTCCGCTGTGGCCAACCGTTTTCCCGAAGCGGACAGTCCGCTCCCGGCCGAGGAGCCGACATATATAGATCCTTATGCCGATGCTCGCTTTGGCCAAGTCTGTCGCCAATTCGGACAGTCCGGACTGTCCCCGATAGCGGACATCGCTCTCCTCCTTCGGCTGACCCACAAACTCTGTCCGCTCGAAGGCCACCGTTGACCGCCTAAGATCACTCATCAGGAAGCACGGCAGTCGCGATTGTCATGTCTGCCCGCTGATTGAATCACGTGCGGGCGGAGCCTCGCATGTCACCTACCAAAGTTCTCGTCGGACAGATTTTGGTCGTCTTCATTCTAGCTTTGCTGGGTGTCTGGACCGCAACGCAGTGGACAGCAGCCTCGTTCGCTTATCAACCCGAACTCGGCAAGCCGTGGACAACCATCGGAGCTTATCCGCTCTATTACCCATGGGCGTTATTCAGCTGGTGGTACCACTTCGAAGCATACGCCCCGCTCGTTTTCGACCAAGCCGGGTTTATTGCCGCCACCAGTGGTTTAGTTGCCTATGGCGCTGCAATCGCCGGATCGGTCTGGCGGGCACGGCAGAACGCCTCGGTCACCACCTACGGGTCGGCTCGCTGGGCCAATACGGTTGAGATCGAGGGCGCAGGCCTGACAGCCGATAAAGGCGTCTATCTCGGCCGAACCGAACGTCATTATCTCCGCCATGACGGCCCTGAACACGTCATGGCGTTCGCGCCCACGCGGAGCGGAAAAGGCGTCGGCCTTGTCGTTCCAAGCTTGCTTGGCTGGATGGGCTCGGTCGTTGTCCACGACATCAAAGGCGAGAACTGGCAGCTGACCGCCGGATGGCGCGCGCATTTCTCGCATAGCCTGCTGTTCAACCCCACCGATCCGCGATCGGCACGCTATAATCCGCTATTGGAGGTTCGCCGGGGCGCACAGGAAGTCCGCGACGTCCAGAATATCGCCGACATCTTGGTCGATCCCGAAGGCGCGCTCGACCGGCGCAACCACTGGGAAAAGACCAGCCACTCGCTGCTGGTCGGCGCCATCCTCCACATCCTCTACGCCGACGAGGACAAGACGCTCGCGCGGGTAGCCGCCTTCCTGTCCGATCCGAAGCGCCCGTTCGTCGCGACGCTACGGGCGATGATGACGACTAATCATCTGGGCTCGACCGAAACGCCCATGGTCCATCCGGTCGTCGCATCAGCAGCACGCGAGCTTCTCAATAAGTCCGAGAACGAGCGCTCGGGCGTGCTTTCGACCGCGATGTCGTTCCTGGGCCTCTATCGCGACCCGACCGTCGCCGCCGTGACGGCGGCCTGCGACTGGCGGATCGCCGACCTCGTCGAGGGCCGGCATCCCATCTCGCTCTATCTGGTAGTACCGCCGTCCGACATCAGCCGCACCAAGCCGCTGATCCGCCTGATCCTCAACCAGATCGGCCGCCGCCTCACCGAGCAGCTCCACGCCGAGGGCGCGCCCGGCCGCCATAAATTGCTGCTGATGCTTGACGAGTTTCCGGCGCTGGGGCGGCTCGACTTCTTCGAGACGAGCCTCGCCTTCCTCGCCGGCTATGGCGTCCGCGCCTTCCTGATCGCCCAAAGCCTCAACCAGATCGAGAAGGCCTATGGCGAGCACAACTCGATCCTCGACAACTGCCATATCCGCGTCGCCTTCGCGACCAACGACGAGCGGACCGCGAAGCGCCTGTCCGATGCGCTCGGCACTGCGACCGAACAGCGGTCCATGCGCAACTATGCCGGCCACCGGCTGGCTCCCTGGCTCGCCCATGTCATGGTGAGCCGCCAAGAGACGGCACGCGCGCTACTGACGCCGGGCGAGATCATGCAGCTGCCGCCCGTGGACGAGATCATCCTCGTCTCCGGTCACCCGCCGATCCGCGCGAAGAAGCTGCGCTATTTCGAGGACCGGAGCTTCACCGGCCGTGTCCTGCCGCCGCCCGCCCTCGCTTCGAACGGTTATCCCGATCGGCCGCCGACCCGGTCCGACGACTGGACCGGCATGGTCCGAGCCGCCGACCCGCGGCTCGCTCCGACCGCAGCCGACGAAGATGCAGCGGAGGCCGGCGGCCTCGAACAGGCCCCGCACCCGGCACATGAGATTGAGCTGCCTGCGCCGGAGCAGGTGCAGAGCGCCGACCCGCTCGGGCTTAATGAAGACGAGCCGGATGCCGCGATCGACAAGCGCGCGATGGATCAGGCGCGGGCACTGGGCACGGCGCGCAGCATCTACGCGATGGATGCCGGCACCACGCATCCCGGCAATCTCGAGCTGGACCTCTGACCGTGGTCGAGCGCGTCCGCTACCAGCTCTTCCTGCCAAAGCCGCTCAGCGATCGGTTGGAGGCGCTCGCCGCGAAGCCCGGGGCGACCAAGTCCGCGATCCTCACCGACGCGCTGACCGCCTGGCTCAATCGTCGCGGCGCGTCCGAGCTCGAAGAGCGCTTCGCGATCCGGCTCGACCGGCTGACCAACGCGATCGGGCGGGTCGAGCGCGACGGCCATGTCGTGCTCGAAACGCTGGCGCTATTCATCCGCTTCGAGCTTTCGATCCAGGCGCCGCTGGCGGAGAATGATCAGGCAGGCCGGGCTGTCGCCCGGCAGCGCTTCGAAGCCTTCGTCCAGCAGGTCGGACGGCAGGTTGCCGCCGGCAAGCGGACGCTCGGGCCCGAGGAGGGCGACCGGTGAACCCCGGCTTCTCTGCCGATCGCCGCCGCGCGATGCTCCGAACCGCCATGGGGCCCGCGATCGCGGACGCACTCGCCGATCCGCTCGTCACCGAGATCATGGTCAATCCCGACGGGGCTTTGCGGCTCGACCGGCTGGGAGAAGGTCGGATCGATACCGGCACCAAACTCGACGCCGCGACAACCGAGCGGATCATCCGCCTCGTCGCAAGCCAAGCAGGCGGCGAGGTTTTGCCGGACATACCGATCGTTTCAACCGAGCTGCCCGCCCATGTCGACGGCGGCGCCGGAGAGCGCTTCGAAGGCCTCCTGCCGCCGATTTCGACCGGGCCCTGTTTCTCGATTCGGAAGCCCGCGGGCCGCCTCTACAAGCTCGACGACTACGTTGCTGACGGGCTGATGGCCCCGGTCGCGGCAGACCAATTGCGCGCCGCCGTCGTCCAGCGGTCGAACATCTTGATCGCCGGCGGCACCAGCTCGGGGAAGACGACGCTCGCGAATGCGCTGCTCGCCGAACTGGCGTGGATCGACGCGCGGGTCATCCTCATCGAGGATACGCGCGAGCTACAGAGCCCGGCGCCCGATACGGTAGCGCTGCGCACCCGCCCCGGCAGCGTCTCGATGCGCGATCTGGTGCGGTCGACCCTGCGCCTGCGCCCCGATCGCATCATTGTCGGCGAAGTTCGCGGGCCGGAAGCGCTCGACATGCTCAAGGCGTGGAACACCGGCCATCCGGGCGGGATCGCGACTATCCATGCCAACAGCGCGACCGCTGCCCTCTACCGGGTCGAGCAGCTGATTCAGGAAGCGGTGCTCACCGTCCCGCGCGCGCTTGTGACCGAAGCGATCGACATCGTCGTCTTCATCGCGGGCCGCGGCGCCGACCGGCGAGTCGCCAGCGTCGCCCGCGTGATCGGTGTCGATCCCGATACCGGCGCCTACGCCCTCACCGAACTTCTTCCCCCAACCCAAGGAGACTGACCATGCGCGCCATCGCGATCATTCGCCCACTCATAGCGGCTCCGCTGCTCACGATCGCCGCGGCGGCGCATGCCGCCGGCTCAGGTATGCCTTGGGAAGAGCCGCTCGAACAGGTGCTCGAGTCCGTTCAGGGTCCGGTGGCCAAGATCATGGCGGTGATCATCATCATCGTCACCGGGCTGACCCTGGCGTTCGGGGAAACGGCAGGCGGCTTCCGCCGCCTCATCCAGATCATCTTCGGCCTCTCGATCGCCTTTGCCGCGTCGAGCTTCTTCCTGTCCTTCTTCAGCTTCGGCGGTGGGGCGCTGGTCGCGTGACCGACGCTACGCCCCATCTCGAAGGCTTCGAAGTGCCGATCCACGGATCACTCGGCAGCCCGATCCTGCTGGGCGGGGCGCCGCGCGGCGTCGCCATCATCAACGGCACGCTGGCGGCGGCGATTGGGCTCGGCCTCCAGCAATGGTTGCCCGGCCTGATCCTCTGGCTCGCCGGTCACAGCCTCGCCGTCATGGCGACGCGCCGCGATCCCGACTTCCTGCCCGTGCTGCTCCGGCATCTTCGCCAGAAAGCCTATCTCTCATGCTGAACCTTCGCGAATATCGCGGCACGGCCGACAGGCTCGCCGATCATCTCCCATGGGCCGCGCTGGTGGCGCCCGGCGTCATGCTCAACAAGGATGGCAGCTTCCAGCGCAGCTTCGCCTTTCGCGGGCCCGACCTCGAATCCTCGACCGAGGCCGAGCTGATCTCGATCTGTGCGCGGGCGAACAACGTGCTGAA
The sequence above is drawn from the Rhizorhabdus dicambivorans genome and encodes:
- a CDS encoding FAD-dependent monooxygenase, giving the protein MSRKSRILIVGAGIGGLTAGIALLRNGAEIEIIEKKADNIVYGVGLSQPGNALRSLKSIGLLDQCYAEGLGADFTEWLRGDGALIARTPSLRLADPDRPAYNNIGRPALQRILLAELRQLGAEPRLGATADVIQTAGDGVDVTFNDGREARYDLVLGVDGLRSQTRRMLFGDAFEPVYTGHAVWRVPMERPSGIDCNMIFFGTGKKAGLIPLSGSTMYFWVVVNAPANERLPRDQFLPLARRAFSGFGGIVEDVASTLTSPDRIVYSPIEEVRMPLPWSMGRTVLIGDAAHASGPHLGQGAAMAMEDAVLAGEMFHDAASLPEAIAAFQQRRYPRARFIQDQTRLMGERGQMQGRVRCYVRNHFILPRVLPRAADAVERMIAENP
- a CDS encoding bifunctional 3-(3-hydroxy-phenyl)propionate/3-hydroxycinnamic acid hydroxylase, which gives rise to MTDFDVCIIGFGPTGAVAAARLADAGHKVAVVDRLTDVYDRPRAIALDHEIMRLFQNMGVIEDILPHVAEYPASEYRGVDGRIIKRLDAAPPPYPQGWAPNYSFTQPPVEKRLRDRAASAGATLLLGHELIALTEGSDHIEVELRDSDGAPVKLDARYVIGADGANSTVRRLSGLTLEDLDFDEPWLVVDVKVNEDTLAGLPSVNVQYCEPARPATYVVGPGAHRRWEIMLNEDEDPTAVMEPERVWELLSRWVNPATATLWRSATYRFHAVVAPEWRKGHIILAGDAAHQQPPFLGQGMCQGLRDADNLAWKLNLVLRGLAPDTLLDSYGQERRDHVTRLISIIKTLGRFVCERDIEQACRRDEMLIAEMGGGVVTTFRQDIMPKLETGFIASGANSGRGTLFPQPRIVDGKLLDQTLTPGFRLIVLGDAAQLPSIAPAALPGITIARISGAKSQVFEEPEARLFVETDNVASSWFERHNAVAALLRPDNYVYGTVSDITLVPTLLKECSVALSRA
- a CDS encoding VirB3 family type IV secretion system protein, producing MTDATPHLEGFEVPIHGSLGSPILLGGAPRGVAIINGTLAAAIGLGLQQWLPGLILWLAGHSLAVMATRRDPDFLPVLLRHLRQKAYLSC
- a CDS encoding cytochrome P450, which produces MIPTVDVNLYSPDTLAYPYEAYRTIRDAGPVCRLAGSDLLAIGRHADLRTALADWQSFSSGSGVAMNAPMNAALRGTILGADPPEHQRLRDIVGRPLTPARLGALRQRIYRTAEQRVDELVARGTFCAATDLAHYLPITVVSELVGLPEEGRQRMLDWAASAFDAMAPLEAGRFEAAMPVIGDMIRYVRDPALPARLVADGWAAQLYAAVDAGEIDKPFFESLIQAYLAPSLDTTIFATSNLIWLFAHHPDQWQKLRERPALIPRAINEALRLESPASGFSRLVSRPVRVDGIDVPEGSRVVMLFASGNRDERRYQDPDRFDIERDSSDHLAFGHALHRCVGMNLALLEMTALLSAMLPRVSEITLNSERRADNAVLRGFAELNITVR
- a CDS encoding TrbC/VirB2 family protein, producing the protein MRAIAIIRPLIAAPLLTIAAAAHAAGSGMPWEEPLEQVLESVQGPVAKIMAVIIIIVTGLTLAFGETAGGFRRLIQIIFGLSIAFAASSFFLSFFSFGGGALVA
- a CDS encoding conjugal transfer protein TraG, which translates into the protein MSPTKVLVGQILVVFILALLGVWTATQWTAASFAYQPELGKPWTTIGAYPLYYPWALFSWWYHFEAYAPLVFDQAGFIAATSGLVAYGAAIAGSVWRARQNASVTTYGSARWANTVEIEGAGLTADKGVYLGRTERHYLRHDGPEHVMAFAPTRSGKGVGLVVPSLLGWMGSVVVHDIKGENWQLTAGWRAHFSHSLLFNPTDPRSARYNPLLEVRRGAQEVRDVQNIADILVDPEGALDRRNHWEKTSHSLLVGAILHILYADEDKTLARVAAFLSDPKRPFVATLRAMMTTNHLGSTETPMVHPVVASAARELLNKSENERSGVLSTAMSFLGLYRDPTVAAVTAACDWRIADLVEGRHPISLYLVVPPSDISRTKPLIRLILNQIGRRLTEQLHAEGAPGRHKLLLMLDEFPALGRLDFFETSLAFLAGYGVRAFLIAQSLNQIEKAYGEHNSILDNCHIRVAFATNDERTAKRLSDALGTATEQRSMRNYAGHRLAPWLAHVMVSRQETARALLTPGEIMQLPPVDEIILVSGHPPIRAKKLRYFEDRSFTGRVLPPPALASNGYPDRPPTRSDDWTGMVRAADPRLAPTAADEDAAEAGGLEQAPHPAHEIELPAPEQVQSADPLGLNEDEPDAAIDKRAMDQARALGTARSIYAMDAGTTHPGNLELDL
- a CDS encoding CopG family transcriptional regulator; the protein is MVERVRYQLFLPKPLSDRLEALAAKPGATKSAILTDALTAWLNRRGASELEERFAIRLDRLTNAIGRVERDGHVVLETLALFIRFELSIQAPLAENDQAGRAVARQRFEAFVQQVGRQVAAGKRTLGPEEGDR
- the trbB gene encoding P-type conjugative transfer ATPase TrbB, with protein sequence MLRTAMGPAIADALADPLVTEIMVNPDGALRLDRLGEGRIDTGTKLDAATTERIIRLVASQAGGEVLPDIPIVSTELPAHVDGGAGERFEGLLPPISTGPCFSIRKPAGRLYKLDDYVADGLMAPVAADQLRAAVVQRSNILIAGGTSSGKTTLANALLAELAWIDARVILIEDTRELQSPAPDTVALRTRPGSVSMRDLVRSTLRLRPDRIIVGEVRGPEALDMLKAWNTGHPGGIATIHANSATAALYRVEQLIQEAVLTVPRALVTEAIDIVVFIAGRGADRRVASVARVIGVDPDTGAYALTELLPPTQGD